One Agrobacterium vaccinii DNA window includes the following coding sequences:
- a CDS encoding sensor domain-containing diguanylate cyclase codes for MDSLIERVIALQDMTPVFIALYDTEDRLRHANRAFRQAFNVPDDAFPTWADLLLANYRDRKGLIITTSDYEAWFLSAQSRRGKLPFRGLELDLHDGRWIWMTETVQADGWMLCVGSDITELRQNQRSLRQDRDIAMRAAQTDELTGTANRRFVFTKLAVQVENVQKGLESPFGLCIMDIDFFKGINDRFGHQGGDIVLRDFVRIAHSTIRRSDTFGRVGGEEFALIMPRTVLSECIGIVERLLEKVRTSCPFPGAADFCYSCSAGLALFQPGESSTELYQRADRALYEAKQKGRSRVEWVLG; via the coding sequence TTGGATAGTCTTATCGAGCGCGTCATCGCGCTTCAGGACATGACGCCTGTCTTTATCGCCCTTTACGACACGGAAGACAGGCTTCGCCACGCCAATCGTGCGTTTCGGCAGGCCTTCAATGTTCCTGATGACGCATTCCCGACATGGGCTGACCTTCTGCTGGCGAACTACCGCGATCGGAAAGGCCTGATCATCACCACGTCCGATTACGAGGCGTGGTTTCTGTCGGCGCAGTCACGTCGCGGCAAGCTGCCGTTTCGCGGGCTGGAGCTAGACCTGCATGACGGGCGCTGGATCTGGATGACGGAGACGGTACAGGCGGATGGCTGGATGCTGTGCGTGGGCAGCGATATCACCGAATTGCGACAGAACCAGCGCAGCTTGCGGCAAGACCGCGACATTGCCATGCGTGCCGCCCAGACCGATGAACTGACCGGAACCGCCAACCGCCGCTTTGTCTTCACCAAACTTGCCGTACAGGTCGAGAATGTCCAGAAGGGCCTCGAAAGCCCGTTTGGGCTCTGCATCATGGACATTGATTTCTTCAAAGGCATCAACGACCGTTTCGGTCATCAGGGCGGGGATATCGTCCTGCGTGATTTCGTGCGCATCGCCCATTCCACCATCCGCCGCTCCGACACGTTCGGTCGGGTCGGCGGCGAGGAATTCGCTCTCATCATGCCCCGAACTGTGTTGTCCGAGTGCATCGGCATCGTGGAGCGGCTGTTAGAAAAGGTGCGGACATCATGCCCTTTTCCGGGCGCTGCGGATTTTTGTTACAGCTGCTCGGCAGGACTTGCGCTGTTCCAACCGGGGGAGAGTAGTACGGAGCTATATCAGCGGGCCGACCGTGCGTTGTATGAAGCGAAGCAAAAAGGGCGGTCACGGGTGGAATGGGTGTTGGGGTGA